A single Anopheles arabiensis isolate DONGOLA chromosome 2, AaraD3, whole genome shotgun sequence DNA region contains:
- the LOC120893886 gene encoding mucin-12, protein MASEDKPYMHSELQRHWEMYPNRLSSGVDGPLPAASVPSDSRSAATTPNGSGMASAPASQTTGPNPAATARTYEQVYHDMLEQNFRNRIVQMDPSRSVSPKTVPSTTASEPTPSSSSSKKDEYITTVYNITPRELPATPSPHMTPCGAILLNGIGLSDGTKRSNVVPVIIPASKPALETATQQQTQQSSAYKKNTDTVMLAQHQRPNMMLDIIKPKVKPPAPPHVYGAPDVGPTTLQQQHPPPKQYSPRLGRTGHRILSANEKVTVEYINEPPPAHSFPMEAPSAMFTQTTSTAPSVTSNSVPKGQSQIEALNLDTKHDSGSGGNLVKVVSVLAFPANTSISSPELNRTIAHDSPSTEESLRAATCSITSAASSMKQSLKESPVAAATISSTRAPLKQSATKERSLATTNQSLKECLAGTAYPGSRNLLKQPTSSINPATKEKLLASLSGIKKESQKQSPGLTKANAKESGLATASTSSTLDSPTQAGSIAKPALKECLFGASLSSAQESINQPAVVTHPKTKASPLEASTSTQGSINQPAVVMHPKMKESLRRASLSCAPEPLEQSAVGMNSKTKEILPGGATSTSALELLQQPAVAMDTKTKESPLGASLSSAPEPPKLSTVDMNPKTKASPLEASTSTQASIIQLAVLMHPKMKESLLGASLPSTQESINQPAVVMLPKTKQSPLGATSTSALELLKQPAVGMDRKTKESPLGASLSSAQESITQPAVLMHPKMKESLLGASLPSAQESINQPAVVMLPKTKQSPLGATSTSALELLKQPAVGMDRKTKESPLGASLSSAQESIIQPAVVMHPKMKESLLGASLPSAQESINQPAVVMLPKTKEIPLGATSASALELLKQPAVGMISKTKASPLEASTSTQAVVMHPKRKESPLGARSSSAPEPLKQTAVGMNPKTKEILPGGAALTSAPEHLKPFAVGMNPKTKEILPGGATLTSATGLLMQSAVCMNPKTKEILPGGATLTSATGPLIQPTIAMNPKTKESLLATTSTTSSPRESLNQPNAIVIKPKKKECLLASVATTTKEQLKPAGFLNPTTKERLQATLTTTAQVSLNQLATVTHPGTAANDTKKIVQKVSAVPSAFNANPAIWEQLQKYNLQHLLAQVMLQTNKAAAGVQTQTNQPPERIQPSSAHTVVPSAANSTPLAMATLSYHPAKTITPAQSPATYDHLQRPFIALSPSTMTKLEYEQLLYQKIQAMKRKNPPKDTDPNKRRRSNPRPKRPTEAFLQNGPCYKVASRLPRCRECGRSAAVRSRNASIIFCRFIAFRKLKYNDSGQLEVYGFADPIWDAKEADTSLWSSNLQKVPADLSVEKSKFLLGQVGYKFCELFHQEKEAYYEHMAEDKTIAWKQAVQGVREMCDVCQTTLFNHHWVCSTCGFVVCIDCYKCRKNGIITADSSAKDKDANGWLLCSATKEPHDQTRLMLTQIIPSKCLYTLVRQMHGICALLEIPLNCDCPLTREPPLRKIMDQLKFIYPLMPDEAGGALEFTGGEVSVTIKHIEQMTTGGSYGKVVDGLKNEESDPYECRIVFMQQYRECREQQNAWPSSCSGQEEANEAAKEKQSYSFDGFEREIHAAGDHFDERLYKATAVSKAPVKAEHEQDGDKMLTDSPDDEGVVLGTNSNESFVMESETEHQGGGGGVPNVKQEPNGLVHNRTSNGSQEGSGNVPLKTECAVPAANGNGTANDNGTKEVPQTLPVPYSEEDRFKPSPTVDEKTVTMIIKQVVKTDKSIFPLLQPHMVSTRHQLNDFVECVSIQRERAKQFVAEFLDEFIFLKGQNGSDDLVNDRGTVDYNRSMKEGSARYRNKSERRMNLVQSKTLYPDVAHDWLCNGRLLRLLDPLDVHNYRVFHEQWERGQPVMVSAVSSKMNMDLWLPGSFGRDFGDQVNDLINCLNGKIVRGHPMRVFWEGFEELSERLLDERERPMMLKLKDWPPGDDFAEMMPTRFYDLMKSLPLAEYTRREGRLNLASRLSSFFVRPDLGPKMYSAYGSALHPTKGTTNLHLDISDAVNVMVYVGVPRDVPSARYNEKIVELIDSEDCDYLTRQRVRERKELPGALWHIYHAQDADKIRALLNRIELERGGTIKPNHDPIHDQKWYLDRNLRKRLQQEYHVEGYAIVQCAGDAIFIPAGAPHQVRNLHNCIKVAEDFVSPENVSHCLKLTNEFRHLSGTHSNHEDKLQIKNIIYHTVKDAVSSITNPLIRMARGEDERWAK, encoded by the exons ATGGCATCCGAAGACAAG CCATACATGCATAGCGAGCTTCAACGTCACTGGGAAATGTATCCAAACCGATtatcttccggagtcgatggCCCATTACCCGCCGCCAGTGTACCGTCCGATTCGCGCTCAGCAGCAACGACTCCAAACGGTTCCGGCATGGCATCAGCACCCGCTTCCCAAACGACCGGACCGAACCCAGCCGCAACAGCAAGAACCTATGAGCAGGTGTACCACGATATGCTGGAACAGAATTTCCGCAATCGGATTGTGCAGATGGATCCATCACGTTCCGTATCGCCAAAGACCGTACCATCCACAACCGCCTCAGAACCGACTCCATCATCGTCCTCCAGCAAAAAG GACGAATATATAACGACGGTTTACAATATTACGCCACGCGAGCTGCCGGCCACGCCATCGCCTCATATGACACCGTGCGGAGCGATACTACTCAACGGCATTGGGCTCTCGGATGGAACGAAACGCTCGAATGTGGTACCTGTCATAATACCAGCTAGCAAACCGGCCCTGGAAACCGCAACGCAGCAGCAAACTCAGCAATCGAGcgcttacaaaaaaaatacggaCACTGTCATGCTCGCGCAGCATCAGCGTCCCAATATGATGCTTGACATAATTAAGCCGAAGGTAAAGCCACCTGCTCCGCCGCACGTGTACGGTGCACCCGATGTCGGCCCTACGACgctacagcaacagcacccaCCACCGAAACAGTACAGTCCCAGACTGGGACGCACCGGCCATCGGATTCTGTCCGCCAATGAGAAGGTTACTGTAGAGTACATTAACGAACCGCCGCCCGCTCACAGCTTTCCTATGGAGGCACCGAGCGCAATGTTTACGCAAACGACAAGCACCGCCCCAAGCGTTACCTCCAATTCGGTACCCAAAGGACAGAGCCAGATTGAGGCGCTCAACTTGGACACGAAGCATGACAGCGGTAGCGGTGGCAATTTGGTTAAGGTGGTTTCTGTTCTCGCTTTTCCCGCCAACACATCCATCAGCAGTCCGGAGTTAAATCGGACAATTGCCCACGATAGTCCGAGCACCGAGGAAAGCCTTCGAGCAGCTACGTGCAGCATCACGTCAGCTGCGTCCAGTATGAAGCAAAGCTTAAAGGAAAGTCCTGTTGCAGCTGCAACCATCAGCAGCACGCGGGCACCGCTAAAGCAGTCAGCAACGAAGGAACGTTCACTGGCAACCACGAATCAAAGCTTAAAAGAATGTCTTGCTGGGACTGCATACCCGGGCTCGCGGAACCTACTCAAACAGCCTACTTCCTCTATAAATCCGGCCACTAAGGAAAAACTTCTTGCCAGCCTTAGTGGCATTAAAAAAGAATCACAAAAACAATCACCTGGCCTTACGAAAGCGAACGCGAAGGAAAGTGGTCTTGCTACGGCATCTACCAGCAGCACACTGGATTCCCCCACACAAGCAGGCAGCATTGCGAAGCCAGCTTTAAAAGAATGTCTTTTTGGAGCATCATTATCCAGCGCACAGGAATCGATTAATCAACCCGCAGTCGTAACGCATCCGAAGACGAAGGCGAGTCCTCTTGAAGCATCAACCAGCACGCAGGGATCGATTAATCAGCCCGCAGTGGTTATGCATCCGAAGATGAAGGAAAGTCTTCGTAGAGCATCATTATCCTGCGCACCGGAGCCGCTTGAACAATCCGCTGTCGGTATGAATTCGAAGACGAAAGAAATTCTTCCTGGAGGAGCTACATCAACCAGCGCATTAGAACTGCTTCAACAACCCGCTGTGGCTATGGATACGAAGACAAAAGAAAGTCCTCTTGGAGCATCATTATCCAGCGCACCGGAACCGCCTAAACTATCCACTGTCGATATGAATCCGAAGACGAAGGCGAGTCCTCTTGAAGCATCAACAAGCACGCAGGCATCGATTATTCAGCTCGCAGTCTTAATGCATCCGAAGATGAAGGAAAGTCTTCTTGGAGCATCACTACCCAGCACGCAGGAATCGATTAATCAGCCCGCAGTCGTAATGCTTCCGAAGACAAAGCAAAGTCCTCTAGGAGCTACATCAACCAGCGCATTGGAACTGCTAAAACAACCTGCTGTGGGTATGGATCGAAAGACTAAAGAAAGCCCTCTTGGAGCATCATTATCCAGCGCGCAGGAATCGATTACTCAGCCCGCAGTCTTAATGCATCCGAAGATGAAGGAAAGTCTTCTTGGAGCATCACTACCCAGCGCACAGGAATCGATTAATCAGCCCGCAGTCGTAATGCTTCCGAAGACAAAGCAAAGTCCTCTAGGAGCTACATCAACCAGCGCATTGGAACTGCTAAAACAACCTGCTGTGGGTATGGATCGAAAGACTAAAGAAAGCCCTCTTGGAGCATCATTATCCAGCGCGCAGGAATCGATTATTCAGCCCGCAGTCGTAATGCACCCGAAGATGAAGGAAAGTCTTCTTGGAGCATCACTACCCAGCGCACAGGAATCGATTAATCAGCCCGCAGTCGTAATGCTTCCGAAGACAAAGGAAATTCCTCTAGGGGCTACATCAGCCAGCGCATTGGAACTGCTAAAACAACCTGCTGTGGGTATGATTTCGAAGACGAAGGCGAGTCCTCTTGAAGCATCAACCAGCACGCAAGCAGTCGTTATGCATCCGAAGAGGAAGGAAAGTCCTCTAGGTGCTAGATCGTCCAGTGCACCGGAACCACTTAAACAAACTGCCGTCGGTATGAATCCCAAGACGAAGGAAATTCTTCCTGGAGGAGCTGCTTTAACCAGCGCACCGGAACACCTTAAACCATTCGCTGTCGGTATGAATCCCAAGACGAAGGAAATTCTTCCTGGAGGAGCTACATTAACCAGCGCAACGGGACTGCTTATGCAATCCGCTGTCTGTATGAATCCCAAGACGAAGGAAATTCTCCCTGGAGGTGCTACATTAACCAGTGCAACGGGACCGCTTATACAGCCCACTATCGCTATGAATCCGAAAACGAAGGAAAGTCTTCTTGCAACGacatccaccaccagcagcccgCGTGAATCGTTAAACCAACCCAACGCCATTGTTataaaaccgaaaaaaaaggaatgtcTTCTTGCCAGCGTAGCCACCACTACAAAGGAACAGTTGAAACCGGCAGGCTTTTTAAATCCAACCACCAAGGAAAGACTTCAGGCGACCCTTACCACCACCGCGCAGGTATCGCTAAACCAGCTAGCAACCGTTACGCATCCGGGCACGGCAGCAAACGACACCAAGAAGATAGTACAAAAAGTATCGGCAGTGCCATCGGCTTTCAATGCCAATCCAGCGATAT GGGAGCAACTGCAAAAGTACAATTTGCAGCATCTGCTAGCACAAGTAAtgctgcaaacaaacaagGCCGCGGCGGGCGTTCAAACGCAAACGAATCAACCGCCGGAACGCATTCAGCCGAGCTCAGCGCATACGGTAGTACCTTCGGCAGCCAACAGCACACCGTTAGCAATGGCCACCCTAAGCTATCACCCGGCAAAGACAA TCACCCCAGCACAATCGCCGGCAACGTATGACCATCTGCAGCGGCCCTTCATTGCTTTGTCGCCCTCCACCATGACGAAGCTGGAGTACGAGCAGCTGCTGTACCAAAAAATCCAAGCCATGAAGCGGAAAAACCCACCGAAGGATACCGATCCGAACAAGCGGCGCCGATCGAACCCGCGACCGAAGCGCCCGACGGAAGCGTTCCTGCAGAACGGTCCCTGCTACAAGGTGGCCTCCCGGTTGCCCCGCTGCCGGGAGTGTGGCCGGTCTGCTGCGGTACGGTCGCGGAATGCATCCATCATCTTTTGTCGGTTTATAGCGTTCCGCAAGCTCAA GTACAATGATTCAGGACAGCTGGAGGTGTACGGGTTTGCCGACCCGATTTGGGACGCGAAGGAGGCGGACACCAGTCTGTGGAGCTCCAATTTGCAGAAAGTGCCAGCGGATCTGTCGGTGGAGAAGTCCAAATTTCTGCTCGGCCAGGTGGGCTACAAGTTTTGCGAACTGTTCCACCAGGAGAAGGAAGCGTACTATGAGCACATGGCTGAAG ATAAAACCATAGCCTGGAAGCAGGCGGTGCAGGGTGTGCGGGAGATGTGTGACGTTTGCCAGACGACGCTGTTCAATCACCATTGGGTCTGTTCAACGTGCGGGTTTGTCGTGTGCATCGACTGCTACAAG TGTCGCAAAAATGGTATTATAACGGCGGACTCGTCAGCCAAGGACAAGGACGCGAACGGCTGGTTGCTGTGCAGTGCCACGAAGGAACCGCACGACCAGACCCGGCTGATGCTGACGCAAATCATCCCGAGCAAATGTCTGTACACGCTGGTCCGCCAGATGCACGGTATCTGTGCGCTGCTGGAAATCCCGCTCAACTGTGACTGTCCGCTAACGAGGGAACCGCCGCTGAGAAAGATAATGGATCAGCTGAAATTCATTTACCCGCTCATGCCGGATGAAGCTGGCGGGGCGCTTGAATTTACCGGTGGAGAGGTGTCCGTTACGATAAAGCACATCGAGCAGATGACGACGGGTGGTAGCTATGGGAAAGTGGTGGACGGTTTGAAAAACGAAGAAAGCGATCCGTACGAATGTCGGATCGTGTTTATGCAGCAATATCGGGAGTGTCGGGAGCAGCAAAACGCGTGGCCATCATCGTGCAGCGGGCAGGAAGAGGCCAATGAGGCTGCCAAGGAAAAGCAAAGCTACAGCTTTGATGGTTTCGAGCGGGAGATTCATGCCGCCGGTGACCATTTCGATGAGCGGCTGTACAAGGCTACGGCCGTTTCGAAGGCACCGGTTAAGGCGGAACACGAACAGGATGGTGACAAAATGTTGACGGACAGCCCGGACGATGAGGGCGTTGTTCTGGGCACTAACAGTAATGAAAGTTTCGTTATGGAAAGCGAGACCGAACAtcagggtggtggtggtggtgtgcccAATGTGAAGCAAGAGCCAAACGGATTGGTACACAATCGGACGTCCAACGGGAGTCAGGAGGGCTCAGGCAATGTGCCACTGAAGACGGAATGTGCTGTGCCCGCAGCTAATGGGAACGGGACGGCGAATGACAATGGCACCAAGGAGGTGCCCCAAACGCTTCCGGTACCTTACAGCGAGGAGGATCGGTTTAAGCCGTCCCCTACGGTGGACGAAAAAACAGTCACCATGATCATCAAGCAGGTGGTGAAAACGGACAAGAGCATTTTCCCGCTCCTGCAGCCGCACATGGTGAGCACGCGGCACCAGCTGAACGATTTCGTCGAGTGCGTCAGCATACAGCGCGAGCGGGCGAAGCAGTTTGTGGCCGAGTTTCTCGACGAGTTTATCTTCCTGAAAGGGCAAAACGGTAGCGACGATCTGGTGAACGACCGCGGAACCGTGGACTACAATCGCAGCATGAAGGAGGGATCTGCCCGGTACCGCAACAAGAGCGAGCGTAGAATGAACCTCGTGCAGTCGAAAACGCTCTACCCGGACGTGGCCCACGACTGGCTCTGCAATGGGCGGCTGCTGCGGTTGCTCGACCCGCTCGACGTGCACAACTATCGCGTATTCCACGAGCAGTGGGAACGGGGCCAGCCCGTGATGGTGTCGGCCGTCTCGAGCAAGATGAACATGGACCTGTGGCTGCCGGGCTCGTTCGGGCGCGACTTTGGCGACCAGGTGAACGATCTGATCAACTGCCTCAACGGCAAGATAGTGCGCGGCCATCCGATGCGCGTGTTTTGGGAGGGCTTCGAGGAGCTGAGCGAGCGGCTGCTGGACGAGCGCGAGCGGCCGATGATGCTGAAGCTGAAGGATTGGCCGCCCGGGGACGATTTTGCCGAAATGATGCCGACCCGGTTCTACGATCTCATGAAGTCGCTCCCGCTGGCCGAGTACACGCGGCGCGAGGGTCGCCTGAATTTGGCCAGCCGGCTGAGCAGCTTCTTCGTGCGGCCCGATCTCGGGCCAAAGATGTACAGTGCGTACGGGTCGGCGCTGCATCCGACCAAGGGCACCACCAACCTGCACCTGGACATTTCCGACGCGGTCAACGTGATGGTGTACGTGGGCGTACCGCGGGACGTACCGAGCGCCCGGTACAACGAGAAGATCGTCGAGCTGATCGACTCGGAGGATTGCGACTATCTGACGCGCCAGCGGGTACGGGAGCGGAAGGAGCTGCCCGGAGCACTGTGGCACATCTATCACGCGCAGGACGCGGACAAGATACGCGCCCTGCTCAACCGGATCGAGCTGGAGCGGGGCGGCACGATCAAGCCCAACCACGACCCGATCCACGACCAGAAGTGGTACCTCGATCGCAACCTGCGCAAGCGGCTGCAGCAGGAGTACCACGTGGAGGGGTACGCGATCGTGCAGTGCGCCGGCGATGCCATATTCATACCGGCCGGTGCGCCCCACCAGGTGCGCAACCTGCACAACTGCATCAAGGTGGCGGAGGATTTCGTGTCGCCGGAGAACGTCTCCCACTGTCTGAAGCTGACGAACGAGTTCCGGCACCTGAGCGGGACGCACTCGAACCACGAGGATAAGCTGCAGATCAAGAACATCATCTACCACACGGTGAAGGATGCGGTCTCGAGCATAACGAACCCGCTGATCCGGATGGCTCGCGGGGAGGACGAACGATGGGCGAAATGA
- the LOC120893892 gene encoding dolichol kinase isoform X2 yields the protein MNKSYKTRPGASDGWWLCVLVPACYAATVWRPYQRAYDQHLPRDYKRTVIVTFGLLLQSLVIRGTVQSRWNRRQAVLLTLAAVVPLSWGLFLVCLKENVAFGGVSALLPIVLYDKLYHTVLRTIPKSFSYGEACVVVQGFVAFAYCALLQLPLATLLRPDAVYTEMQMIYCILQIGLVGIFLLACATYYCTWLRKTIPFLFALAVTTVLVALCPIGKLPAITRLVLFLVADGQTMITTGMYLALLLLTVSFVMWQFNYGRRTTTATRKVFHLLIVLVYGPGLWYQCRLLYLASGLMMAVLIVLEMARLIQLAPVASVLNTAVQLFIDEKDAGAIALTPIYLLVGCSLPLWLHPAPCDLTNSGGLQMLTLSAGVLSIGIGDTAASVAGYHFGRHKWHERTNPLKERLPRYCCKRWPSGHCTTWA from the exons atGAATAAGTCATACAAAACACG TCCCGGGGCCAGCGATGGATGGTGGCTTTGCGTGCTGGTGCCAGCTTGCTACGCGGCCACCGTTTGGCGACCTTATCAGCGCGCCTACGACCAACACCTGCCACGAGATTACAAGCGCACGGTAATCGTGACCTTTGGACTGCTGCTCCAGTCACTAGTCATCCGCGGAACCGTGCAATCCCGATGGAACCGTCGGCAAGCGGTTCTGCTCACGCTGGCCGCTGTTGTCCCCCTCAGCTGGGGGCTGTTTTTAGTGTGCCTGAAGGAAAATGTTGCATTCGGGGGTGTGAGCGCACTGCTGCCAATCGTGCTGTACGATAAGCTTTACCACACCGTCCTTCGAACGATACCAAAGAGCTTCAGCTATGGGGAGGCTTGCGTCGTGGTGCAAGGTTTCGTTGCGTTTGCCTACTGCGCTTTGCTGCAGTTGCCGCTGGCAACGCTTTTGCGACCCGATGCCGTGTACACGGAAATGCAAATGATCTACTGTATCCTGCAG aTCGGTTTGGTGGGAATTTTCCTTCTCGCGTGCGCAACATACTACTGCACATGGCTGCGCAAAACCATTCCCTTTTTGTTCGCGCTGGCAGTAACGACGGTTCTGGTGGCTTTATGTCCGATCGGCAAACTGCCGGCCATTACCCGGTTGGTACTGTTTCTCGTAGCCGATGGACAAACGATGATCACGACTGGGATGTATCTggcactgttgctgctgacggTGTCTTTCGTCATGTGGCAGTTCAACTACGGCCGCCGAACGACAACGGCCACGCGGAAAGTGTTCCATCTGCTCATCGTTCTGGTGTACGGACCGGGGCTTTGGTATCAGTGCCGATTGCTCTACCTTGCCAGTGGTCTAATGATGGCCGTACTGATCGTGCTAGAG ATGGCTCGCCTAATACAGTTAGCACCGGTGGCAAGCGTGCTGAACACGGCGGTGCAGCTGTTCATCGACGAAAAGGATGCCGGTGCGATTGCCCTTACACCGATCTACCTGCTGGTGGGATGCTCGTTGCCACTCTGGCTCCATCCAGCACCATGCGACTTGACCAACTCGGGCGGACTGCAAATGCTCACCCTTTCGGCGGGTGTGCTATCGATCGGGATCGGTGATACGGCAGCCAGTGTGGCGGGGTACCACTTCGGCCGGCACAAGTGGCATG AACGAACAAATCCGTTGAAGGAACGGTTGCCTCGGTACTGCTGCAAGCGCTGGCCATCGGGGCACTGTACCACGTGGGCGTGA
- the LOC120893892 gene encoding dolichol kinase isoform X1 — protein sequence MNKSYKTRPGASDGWWLCVLVPACYAATVWRPYQRAYDQHLPRDYKRTVIVTFGLLLQSLVIRGTVQSRWNRRQAVLLTLAAVVPLSWGLFLVCLKENVAFGGVSALLPIVLYDKLYHTVLRTIPKSFSYGEACVVVQGFVAFAYCALLQLPLATLLRPDAVYTEMQMIYCILQIGLVGIFLLACATYYCTWLRKTIPFLFALAVTTVLVALCPIGKLPAITRLVLFLVADGQTMITTGMYLALLLLTVSFVMWQFNYGRRTTTATRKVFHLLIVLVYGPGLWYQCRLLYLASGLMMAVLIVLEMARLIQLAPVASVLNTAVQLFIDEKDAGAIALTPIYLLVGCSLPLWLHPAPCDLTNSGGLQMLTLSAGVLSIGIGDTAASVAGYHFGRHKWHARTNKSVEGTVASVLLQALAIGALYHVGVIQLTVSRAAYAGIAVLVNALVESRTDQIDNLVLPLITYLILVSSC from the exons atGAATAAGTCATACAAAACACG TCCCGGGGCCAGCGATGGATGGTGGCTTTGCGTGCTGGTGCCAGCTTGCTACGCGGCCACCGTTTGGCGACCTTATCAGCGCGCCTACGACCAACACCTGCCACGAGATTACAAGCGCACGGTAATCGTGACCTTTGGACTGCTGCTCCAGTCACTAGTCATCCGCGGAACCGTGCAATCCCGATGGAACCGTCGGCAAGCGGTTCTGCTCACGCTGGCCGCTGTTGTCCCCCTCAGCTGGGGGCTGTTTTTAGTGTGCCTGAAGGAAAATGTTGCATTCGGGGGTGTGAGCGCACTGCTGCCAATCGTGCTGTACGATAAGCTTTACCACACCGTCCTTCGAACGATACCAAAGAGCTTCAGCTATGGGGAGGCTTGCGTCGTGGTGCAAGGTTTCGTTGCGTTTGCCTACTGCGCTTTGCTGCAGTTGCCGCTGGCAACGCTTTTGCGACCCGATGCCGTGTACACGGAAATGCAAATGATCTACTGTATCCTGCAG aTCGGTTTGGTGGGAATTTTCCTTCTCGCGTGCGCAACATACTACTGCACATGGCTGCGCAAAACCATTCCCTTTTTGTTCGCGCTGGCAGTAACGACGGTTCTGGTGGCTTTATGTCCGATCGGCAAACTGCCGGCCATTACCCGGTTGGTACTGTTTCTCGTAGCCGATGGACAAACGATGATCACGACTGGGATGTATCTggcactgttgctgctgacggTGTCTTTCGTCATGTGGCAGTTCAACTACGGCCGCCGAACGACAACGGCCACGCGGAAAGTGTTCCATCTGCTCATCGTTCTGGTGTACGGACCGGGGCTTTGGTATCAGTGCCGATTGCTCTACCTTGCCAGTGGTCTAATGATGGCCGTACTGATCGTGCTAGAG ATGGCTCGCCTAATACAGTTAGCACCGGTGGCAAGCGTGCTGAACACGGCGGTGCAGCTGTTCATCGACGAAAAGGATGCCGGTGCGATTGCCCTTACACCGATCTACCTGCTGGTGGGATGCTCGTTGCCACTCTGGCTCCATCCAGCACCATGCGACTTGACCAACTCGGGCGGACTGCAAATGCTCACCCTTTCGGCGGGTGTGCTATCGATCGGGATCGGTGATACGGCAGCCAGTGTGGCGGGGTACCACTTCGGCCGGCACAAGTGGCATG CTAGAACGAACAAATCCGTTGAAGGAACGGTTGCCTCGGTACTGCTGCAAGCGCTGGCCATCGGGGCACTGTACCACGTGGGCGTGATACAGCTGACGGTTAGCCGGGCCGCGTACGCCGGCATTGCCGTGCTAGTGAACGCTCTCGTCGAGTCGCGGACGGACCAGATCGACAATTTGGTGCTGCCGCTCATCACCTACCTGATACTTGTTAGCTCCTGCTGA